The Saccharopolyspora gloriosae genome window below encodes:
- a CDS encoding VanW family protein produces MPENYDVSSGDDPNRKPAGDDPTGEADRSTRSGESAADATRPSTPASAPQESPAERTMQISPEQLAAGADTAPEDLSERQTRPTLTQQSPAADETQRLGQEPPEADAERTQAIPKVTEPDAGYASPTDFLGAPGFPGSAAATTRVEQPPADQTPTTQAVAGSFAQLPTEQTGFPEGDAERTQNIPKVPAEPSPWASGFAGGIGGGFAEDPPEQASAPRDRRGLIRGGIAAGVAVGLLSLLYVGDLMFSSGTVPRGTTVADVQVGGLTEAAAQRKLRDELGPNLQEPVQLKAGDATATISPEQSGLTMDWPATIEQAGEQPLNPFTRIASLFTDREIYPVSHGDEQQVMAAVEQVKPKLERAASEGTIKFEGTTPVAVEPVTGRSVDVSVAADQVMADWAKGGPVQVPFTEQAVNTTSDGVHQALRNVAQPAVSGPVNVKGEGHDAALAPETIAAALRFEPDGKGGLRSHLDAPVLIGGLDPQLRDTMKPAKDAEIVLEGGGPVVRPSLDGRGVNWEKSFEKLDDVVRKKQDRTLQAIYEQQPPAFNTDQANGLGIKEVISEFKTEGFETASGVNIRRTAEQVNGAVVKPGETFSLNGHTGPRGTAQGYVESGIIEDGRPAKAVGGGISQFATTLYNASYFAGVKDVEHKEHSYYISRYPAGREATVFQNPDGSSVIDVKFKNTLASGVMITTEWTPSSITVKFWGTKQYDVSSKTGERTAPKPPHEKVVPPGEPCSPSKGTGGFTVTDTRTLKDVKSGKVTTESPSKTVYNPQPIIHCGPPPGPAPR; encoded by the coding sequence GTGCCGGAAAACTACGACGTCTCATCCGGGGACGATCCGAACCGGAAGCCGGCGGGCGACGACCCGACCGGTGAAGCGGACCGTTCCACCCGGTCCGGGGAGTCCGCCGCGGACGCGACGCGGCCGAGCACCCCGGCTTCCGCGCCCCAGGAATCCCCGGCGGAGCGGACCATGCAGATCTCGCCGGAGCAGCTCGCCGCGGGGGCGGACACCGCGCCGGAGGACCTCTCGGAGCGGCAGACGCGTCCGACGCTGACGCAGCAGTCGCCCGCCGCCGACGAGACGCAGCGCCTCGGGCAGGAGCCCCCAGAGGCCGACGCCGAGCGCACCCAGGCGATCCCGAAGGTGACCGAGCCGGACGCCGGCTACGCCTCGCCCACGGACTTCCTCGGCGCCCCCGGCTTCCCCGGTTCGGCCGCCGCCACCACCCGGGTCGAGCAGCCGCCCGCGGACCAGACGCCGACGACGCAGGCCGTCGCCGGTTCGTTCGCGCAGCTGCCGACCGAGCAGACCGGGTTCCCCGAGGGCGACGCGGAACGCACCCAGAACATCCCGAAGGTGCCCGCCGAGCCGTCGCCGTGGGCGAGCGGGTTCGCCGGTGGCATCGGCGGCGGCTTCGCCGAGGACCCGCCGGAACAGGCGAGCGCCCCGCGCGACCGTCGCGGGCTGATCCGCGGCGGCATCGCGGCCGGGGTCGCGGTCGGCTTGTTAAGCCTGCTCTACGTGGGCGACCTGATGTTCAGCAGCGGCACCGTGCCGCGCGGCACCACCGTCGCCGACGTGCAGGTCGGCGGGCTCACCGAGGCCGCCGCGCAGCGCAAGCTGCGCGACGAGCTCGGCCCGAACCTGCAGGAACCGGTGCAGTTGAAGGCGGGCGACGCGACGGCCACCATCTCGCCGGAGCAGTCCGGGCTGACGATGGACTGGCCGGCCACCATCGAGCAGGCCGGTGAGCAGCCGCTGAACCCGTTCACGCGGATCGCCTCGCTGTTCACCGACCGCGAGATCTACCCCGTCAGCCATGGCGACGAGCAGCAGGTCATGGCCGCGGTGGAGCAGGTCAAGCCGAAGCTGGAGCGGGCCGCCTCGGAAGGCACCATCAAGTTCGAGGGCACCACGCCGGTCGCGGTCGAGCCGGTCACCGGCCGTTCCGTGGACGTGAGCGTGGCCGCCGACCAGGTGATGGCGGACTGGGCGAAGGGCGGACCGGTGCAGGTCCCGTTCACCGAGCAGGCCGTGAACACCACCTCCGACGGCGTGCACCAGGCGTTGCGCAACGTGGCCCAGCCCGCGGTGTCCGGCCCGGTGAACGTCAAGGGCGAGGGCCACGACGCCGCGCTCGCACCCGAGACCATCGCCGCCGCGCTGCGGTTCGAACCGGACGGCAAGGGCGGGCTGCGCTCGCACCTCGACGCGCCGGTCCTCATCGGCGGTCTCGACCCGCAGCTCAGGGACACGATGAAGCCCGCGAAGGACGCCGAGATCGTTCTCGAAGGCGGCGGGCCCGTGGTGCGCCCGTCGCTGGACGGCCGCGGCGTGAACTGGGAGAAGAGCTTCGAGAAGCTCGACGACGTGGTCCGCAAGAAGCAGGACCGCACCCTGCAGGCGATCTACGAGCAGCAGCCGCCCGCGTTCAACACCGACCAGGCCAACGGGCTCGGCATCAAGGAAGTCATCAGCGAGTTCAAGACCGAGGGCTTCGAAACGGCCTCCGGCGTGAACATCAGGCGGACCGCCGAGCAGGTCAACGGCGCGGTCGTGAAGCCCGGCGAGACGTTCAGCCTCAACGGCCACACCGGGCCGCGCGGCACCGCCCAGGGCTACGTCGAGTCCGGGATCATCGAGGACGGCCGTCCCGCGAAGGCCGTCGGCGGCGGCATCTCGCAGTTCGCGACCACGCTGTACAACGCCTCGTACTTCGCCGGCGTCAAGGACGTGGAGCACAAGGAGCACAGCTACTACATCAGCCGCTACCCGGCGGGCCGGGAAGCGACGGTGTTCCAGAACCCCGACGGCAGCAGCGTCATCGACGTGAAGTTCAAGAACACGCTCGCCAGCGGTGTCATGATCACCACGGAGTGGACGCCGTCGTCGATCACGGTGAAGTTCTGGGGCACCAAGCAGTACGACGTGAGCTCGAA
- a CDS encoding GroES family chaperonin — protein MTDAKLEIQMLHDRVMVRVSAESGERRSSGGIVIPATAQMAKRLLWGEVFGVGSHVRAVKVGDQVLFNPEEQFEVEVQGQPYLVMRERDLHAVASEQIEQGTGLYL, from the coding sequence GTGACCGATGCCAAGCTCGAGATCCAGATGCTGCATGACCGCGTCATGGTGCGGGTCTCCGCGGAATCCGGAGAACGTCGCAGCAGCGGCGGCATCGTGATTCCGGCGACCGCCCAGATGGCCAAGCGGCTGCTCTGGGGCGAGGTCTTCGGGGTGGGCAGCCACGTGCGGGCCGTCAAGGTCGGCGACCAGGTGCTGTTCAACCCCGAGGAGCAGTTCGAGGTCGAAGTGCAGGGCCAGCCGTACCTGGTGATGCGCGAGCGGGATCTGCACGCCGTGGCCAGCGAACAGATCGAACAGGGCACCGGCCTCTACCTGTGA
- a CDS encoding NHL domain-containing thioredoxin family protein, whose amino-acid sequence MWTWEQRIGAVLFTPHVSTASRTRVRAPEFTGRQWLNTGGKEIQLADLRGKIVLLDFWTFCCINCLHVIDELRPLEEEFAAELVTVGVHSPKFEHEADPDALIAAVERYSVHHPVLDDPELSTWQNYAVKAWPTLAVVDPEGYLVHVAAGEGHVEALRGVLRELVAEHDAKGTLHRGGGPYVPPEPESTTLRFPAKVAAGPGTILVSDSANHSLVEFAQDGETVLRRIGGGARGSADGGPDEASFAEPAGIAVLPDEVAADVGYDLVVADTVNHLLRGVRLADGEVTTVAGTGAQWRDGTDDGPALETPLTSPWDVAWWEPAGGVVVAMAGNHTLGLFDPRGERVRRFAGTTVEGLRDGDAAEAFFAQPSGLAAGGDRLWLADSETSALRWVEPTEGGFAVRTAVGAGLFDFGHADGPAERALLQHPLGVAVLPDGSIAVCDTYNGALRRYDPASNELATLATRLAEPSGAAVIDGELVVVSSAAHRLERPVPPGVSAKLIEGASQQVTRPATEIGGGELELAVVFTPPPGGKLDDRYGPSTRLEVTASPPELLVEGAGTGTDLSRRLVLADGIEHGVLHVVAQAASCTDDPAVEHPTCNLTRQDWGVPVRIAPGGAHRLPLVMGGMDTGA is encoded by the coding sequence ATGTGGACGTGGGAACAGCGGATCGGGGCGGTGTTGTTCACTCCGCACGTGAGTACCGCGTCCCGCACCCGCGTCCGCGCACCCGAGTTCACCGGTCGCCAGTGGCTGAACACCGGCGGCAAGGAGATCCAGCTCGCGGACCTGCGCGGCAAGATCGTCCTGCTGGACTTCTGGACGTTCTGCTGCATCAACTGCCTGCACGTGATCGACGAGCTGCGCCCGCTGGAGGAGGAGTTCGCCGCGGAGCTGGTCACCGTCGGCGTGCACTCCCCGAAGTTCGAGCACGAGGCGGACCCGGACGCGCTGATCGCCGCCGTCGAGCGCTACTCCGTGCACCACCCGGTGCTCGACGACCCGGAACTGAGCACCTGGCAGAACTACGCCGTGAAGGCGTGGCCGACGCTGGCGGTGGTGGACCCCGAGGGCTACCTGGTGCACGTCGCCGCAGGTGAAGGCCACGTCGAGGCGTTGCGCGGCGTCCTGCGCGAGCTCGTCGCCGAGCACGACGCGAAGGGCACCCTGCACCGCGGTGGCGGGCCGTACGTGCCGCCGGAACCCGAGTCCACGACGCTGCGCTTCCCCGCGAAGGTGGCCGCCGGCCCCGGCACGATCCTGGTGTCGGACTCCGCGAACCACTCGCTGGTCGAGTTCGCCCAGGACGGCGAGACGGTGCTGCGGCGCATCGGCGGCGGCGCGCGGGGCAGCGCCGACGGCGGACCCGACGAGGCCTCGTTCGCCGAGCCCGCCGGGATCGCCGTGCTGCCCGACGAGGTCGCCGCGGACGTGGGCTACGACCTCGTCGTCGCCGACACGGTGAACCACCTGCTGCGCGGCGTGCGGCTCGCCGACGGCGAGGTGACGACCGTGGCGGGCACCGGCGCGCAGTGGCGCGACGGCACCGACGACGGACCCGCGCTGGAGACCCCGCTCACCAGCCCTTGGGACGTGGCCTGGTGGGAACCCGCGGGCGGGGTGGTCGTCGCGATGGCCGGCAACCACACCCTGGGCCTGTTCGACCCGCGCGGCGAGCGGGTGCGGCGGTTCGCGGGCACCACCGTCGAAGGCCTGCGCGACGGGGACGCCGCCGAGGCGTTCTTCGCCCAGCCCTCCGGGCTCGCCGCCGGCGGCGACCGGCTGTGGCTCGCGGACTCCGAGACCTCCGCGCTGCGCTGGGTGGAGCCCACCGAGGGCGGTTTCGCGGTCCGCACCGCCGTCGGCGCCGGATTGTTCGACTTCGGCCACGCCGACGGGCCCGCCGAGCGGGCGCTGCTGCAGCACCCGCTCGGAGTAGCGGTGTTGCCGGATGGCTCCATCGCCGTCTGCGACACCTACAACGGCGCCCTCCGACGTTACGATCCGGCATCGAACGAACTGGCCACGTTGGCCACGCGGCTGGCCGAGCCGTCCGGTGCGGCGGTGATCGACGGCGAGCTCGTCGTGGTGTCCTCCGCCGCGCACCGGCTGGAGCGGCCGGTGCCGCCCGGCGTCTCCGCGAAGCTCATCGAAGGCGCGTCGCAGCAGGTCACGCGCCCGGCAACCGAGATCGGCGGCGGCGAGCTGGAGCTCGCGGTCGTGTTCACGCCGCCTCCCGGCGGCAAGCTCGACGACCGCTACGGGCCGTCCACCCGGCTGGAGGTCACCGCCTCGCCGCCGGAACTGCTGGTCGAGGGCGCGGGCACCGGAACGGACCTGAGCAGGCGGCTCGTGCTCGCCGACGGCATCGAACACGGCGTGCTGCACGTCGTCGCGCAGGCCGCCAGCTGCACCGACGACCCCGCCGTCGAACACCCCACGTGCAACCTGACCAGGCAGGACTGGGGCGTACCGGTGCGGATCGCACCCGGCGGAGCGCACCGGCTGCCGCTCGTCATGGGCGGCATGGACACCGGCGCGTGA
- a CDS encoding sulfite oxidase: MDAQLRDVSLPSRIAEPGEGISTAELALAARNHGIPLEALRYDVTPIGLHYLLTHYDMPALDAASWRLSLTGSVAGAREFALDELRSLPSRTVRVTMECAGNGRARMHPRPVSQPWLVEAVGTAEWTGVPLRHVLDAVGVGDSAVEVVFTGADHGVERGVEQDYRRGLPLAEALRDDVLLAYEMNGQPLPPQHGHPVRLVVPGWYGMAHVKWLREISLVDEPFTGYQNAVAYRLKQSADDPGVPATRIEPRSLIVPPGFPDFMSRDRVVRPGPLTVTGRAWSGHAPITRVEFSTDGGTTWADADLDAAGPRWAWRGWRVSWRAEPGEHLLTARATDAEGHVQPVDEPWNRGGFANNLVHHVPVTCIED, encoded by the coding sequence ATGGATGCACAGCTGCGCGACGTGAGCCTGCCGTCCCGGATCGCCGAGCCGGGCGAGGGCATCAGCACGGCGGAGTTGGCGCTGGCCGCGCGCAACCACGGGATCCCGCTGGAGGCGCTGCGCTACGACGTCACCCCGATCGGGCTGCACTACCTGCTCACCCACTACGACATGCCCGCGCTGGACGCGGCGAGCTGGCGGTTGTCGCTGACCGGTTCGGTGGCGGGCGCGCGGGAGTTCGCGCTCGACGAGCTGCGGTCCCTGCCGTCCCGCACGGTGCGGGTGACCATGGAGTGCGCGGGCAACGGCCGGGCCCGGATGCATCCGCGCCCGGTGAGCCAGCCGTGGCTGGTGGAGGCCGTCGGCACCGCGGAGTGGACGGGGGTGCCGCTGCGCCACGTGCTCGACGCGGTGGGCGTGGGCGACTCGGCGGTCGAGGTCGTGTTCACCGGGGCCGATCACGGCGTGGAACGCGGTGTGGAGCAGGACTACCGGCGCGGCCTGCCGCTGGCGGAGGCGCTGCGCGACGACGTGCTGCTGGCCTACGAGATGAACGGTCAACCGCTGCCGCCGCAGCACGGGCATCCGGTGCGGCTGGTGGTGCCCGGCTGGTACGGCATGGCGCACGTGAAGTGGTTGCGGGAGATCTCGCTGGTCGACGAGCCGTTCACCGGATACCAGAACGCCGTGGCGTACCGCCTCAAGCAGTCGGCGGACGATCCGGGCGTGCCCGCCACCCGCATCGAGCCGCGTTCGCTGATCGTGCCGCCGGGCTTCCCCGACTTCATGTCCCGCGACCGGGTGGTCCGGCCGGGGCCGCTGACGGTCACCGGCCGCGCCTGGTCCGGCCACGCCCCGATCACCCGCGTCGAGTTCAGCACCGACGGCGGCACCACCTGGGCGGACGCCGACCTGGACGCGGCGGGACCGCGCTGGGCGTGGCGCGGCTGGCGCGTGAGCTGGCGGGCGGAGCCCGGCGAGCACCTGCTCACCGCCCGAGCGACCGACGCCGAAGGCCACGTGCAGCCCGTGGACGAGCCCTGGAACCGAGGCGGCTTCGCCAACAACCTCGTCCACCACGTCCCGGTCACCTGCATCGAAGACTGA
- a CDS encoding acetyl-CoA C-acetyltransferase — translation MPTTRRVAIVGGNRIPFTRSGGPYTQASNQDMLTAALDGLIARFGLQGELVGEFVAGAVLKHSRDFNLARETVLGSGLDPRTPAHDVQMACATGLEAVTSVANKIALGQLDSGIAGGVDSASDAPIAVNDDLRRVLLAANHAKTTGGKVKALTGVRPQHVVPDIPENSEPRTGLSMGEHAARTALDWQVGREDQDELAARSHQRLAAAYDRGFFDDLITPFQGQTRDQNLRPDSTAEKLAKLKPVFGKGDGATMTAGNSTPLSDGASTVLLASEEWAKAHKLPVLAYLSDIVPAAVDHVSGDEGLLMAPAYAVPKLLERAGIGLGDFDFYEIHEAFASQVLATLKSWQDPDFCKDRLGLDAPLGEIDPAKLNVNGSSLAAGHPFAATGGRIVATLSKLLSERGSGRGLISVCAAGGQGVTAILER, via the coding sequence ATGCCCACCACTCGACGCGTCGCGATCGTCGGCGGCAACCGGATCCCCTTCACCCGATCCGGCGGCCCCTACACGCAGGCGTCCAACCAGGACATGCTCACCGCCGCGCTGGACGGGCTGATCGCCCGCTTCGGCCTCCAAGGCGAACTCGTCGGCGAGTTCGTCGCGGGCGCGGTCCTCAAGCACAGCCGCGACTTCAACCTGGCGCGGGAAACCGTGCTCGGCTCCGGCCTGGACCCGCGCACCCCCGCCCACGACGTGCAGATGGCCTGCGCGACCGGCCTCGAAGCCGTGACCTCCGTCGCGAACAAGATCGCGCTCGGACAGCTCGACTCGGGCATCGCCGGCGGCGTCGACAGCGCCAGCGACGCGCCGATCGCCGTCAACGACGACCTGCGCCGGGTGCTGCTCGCCGCCAACCACGCCAAGACCACCGGCGGCAAGGTCAAAGCGCTCACCGGCGTCCGGCCCCAGCACGTCGTGCCCGACATCCCGGAGAACTCCGAACCGCGCACCGGCCTGTCGATGGGCGAGCACGCCGCCCGCACCGCGCTGGACTGGCAGGTCGGCCGCGAAGACCAGGACGAACTCGCCGCCCGCAGCCACCAGCGCCTCGCCGCCGCCTACGACCGCGGCTTCTTCGACGACCTGATCACCCCGTTCCAAGGCCAGACGCGGGACCAGAACCTGCGCCCCGACAGCACCGCCGAAAAGCTCGCCAAGCTCAAGCCCGTGTTCGGCAAGGGCGACGGCGCGACGATGACGGCGGGCAACTCGACGCCGCTCAGCGACGGCGCCTCCACGGTGCTGCTGGCCAGCGAAGAATGGGCGAAAGCGCACAAGCTGCCCGTGCTCGCGTACCTCAGCGACATCGTGCCCGCCGCCGTCGACCACGTCAGCGGCGACGAAGGCCTGCTGATGGCACCGGCGTACGCGGTGCCGAAGCTGCTGGAGCGGGCCGGGATCGGACTCGGCGACTTCGACTTCTACGAGATCCACGAAGCGTTCGCCTCGCAGGTGCTGGCGACGCTGAAGTCCTGGCAGGACCCCGACTTCTGCAAGGACCGGCTCGGCCTCGACGCGCCGCTCGGCGAGATCGACCCGGCGAAGCTGAACGTCAACGGCTCCTCGCTGGCCGCCGGGCACCCGTTCGCCGCCACCGGCGGACGGATCGTGGCGACCCTGTCGAAACTGCTGTCCGAACGCGGTTCCGGTCGTGGGCTGATCTCCGTCTGCGCAGCAGGCGGGCAGGGGGTCACTGCGATCCTGGAGCGGTGA
- a CDS encoding 3-oxoacyl-ACP reductase yields the protein MSDRYQQFTSTGFGRSLAQRLGLPTPTPLRRYQPGDPVVNGPVLTGAADGSRLGDAIAATLRAVDAEVRTESAEDARYAALVFDATGITSSDQLNQLRAFFGPVIRQVGTCGRVIVLGTPPEETTDARERVAQRALEGFVRTVGKELKRGATAQLVYASEGAEQSLDSTLSFLLSAKSAFVSAQVVRVGRAEAPQVDREKPLKDKVALVTGASRGIGESIAETLARDGAHVVCLDIPAQGDDLTKVANRIGGSALQLDITAEDAPQRIVEHFAERHDGLDVVVHNAGITRDKTLGRMDDGRWDSVLAVNLTAQERINEALLADGSPLRDGGRLIGVASISGIAGNVGQANYAASKAGVIGLVQALAPVAARRGATINAVAPGFIETKMTAAVPLFIREAGRRMSSLSQGGRPVDVAETIAWYANPASSGVNGNVVRVCGQSLLGA from the coding sequence ATGTCCGACCGGTACCAGCAGTTCACCTCGACCGGATTCGGTCGATCGCTCGCCCAGCGCCTCGGCCTGCCTACCCCCACGCCGCTGCGCCGCTACCAGCCCGGTGACCCGGTGGTGAACGGCCCGGTGCTCACCGGCGCCGCCGACGGCTCGCGGCTCGGCGACGCGATCGCGGCGACGTTGCGCGCCGTCGACGCCGAGGTCCGCACCGAATCCGCCGAGGACGCCCGCTACGCCGCGCTGGTCTTCGACGCCACCGGCATCACCTCCAGCGACCAGCTCAACCAGCTGCGCGCCTTCTTCGGGCCGGTGATCCGCCAGGTCGGCACCTGCGGCCGGGTGATCGTGCTGGGCACCCCGCCGGAGGAGACCACCGACGCGCGCGAGCGCGTCGCGCAGCGGGCGCTGGAAGGCTTCGTGCGCACCGTCGGCAAGGAGCTCAAGCGCGGCGCCACCGCTCAGCTCGTGTACGCCTCCGAAGGCGCCGAGCAGTCCCTCGACTCGACGCTGAGCTTCCTGCTCTCGGCGAAGTCCGCGTTCGTCTCCGCCCAGGTCGTGCGGGTCGGCCGCGCCGAGGCGCCGCAGGTCGACCGGGAGAAGCCGCTCAAGGACAAGGTCGCGCTGGTCACCGGTGCCTCCCGGGGCATCGGCGAGTCGATCGCGGAGACCCTCGCCCGCGACGGCGCGCACGTCGTCTGCCTGGACATCCCGGCGCAGGGCGACGACCTCACGAAGGTCGCCAACCGCATCGGCGGCTCCGCGCTGCAGCTCGACATCACCGCGGAGGACGCGCCGCAGCGCATCGTCGAGCACTTCGCCGAGCGCCACGACGGGCTCGACGTCGTCGTGCACAACGCGGGCATCACCAGGGACAAGACGCTCGGGCGGATGGACGACGGGCGCTGGGACTCGGTGCTGGCGGTGAACCTCACCGCGCAGGAGCGCATCAACGAGGCGCTGCTCGCGGACGGCTCGCCGCTGCGCGACGGCGGCAGGCTCATCGGCGTCGCCTCGATCAGCGGCATCGCGGGCAACGTGGGGCAGGCCAACTACGCGGCCTCCAAGGCGGGCGTGATCGGCCTGGTGCAGGCGCTGGCGCCGGTCGCGGCCCGGCGCGGCGCCACCATCAACGCCGTCGCGCCCGGCTTCATCGAGACGAAGATGACCGCGGCCGTGCCGCTGTTCATCCGCGAAGCGGGCCGCCGGATGAGCAGCCTCTCGCAGGGCGGCCGGCCGGTCGACGTCGCCGAGACCATCGCCTGGTACGCCAACCCGGCCTCCTCCGGGGTCAACGGCAACGTCGTGCGGGTCTGCGGCCAGAGCCTGCTGGGGGCGTGA
- a CDS encoding MaoC/PaaZ C-terminal domain-containing protein, translating into MMSTEVDAAPNLSALYAKAAVTGPIRRGGELPATEYVRRDITIDHAHLAEYDRVCGFGLRDVLPATYPHVLSFGLSVRLMTDPGFPFPLVGLVHVANSITVHRPVLVTDVLTQRVRVANLRPHPKGRQLDVITETSVEDEVVWRETSTYLRRGRSDDSAPRADRVAEIEPGSPTAFWQVPADQGRRYAAVSGDRNPIHLRALTAKAFGFPRAIAHGMWTKARALAALEGRLPESYTVDVDFVKPLLLPSKVEFTAIGDPGDGATFAVHSRSGKPHLLGRVH; encoded by the coding sequence GTGATGAGCACCGAAGTCGACGCGGCGCCGAACCTCTCCGCGCTCTACGCGAAGGCCGCCGTCACCGGTCCGATCCGGCGCGGCGGCGAGCTGCCCGCCACCGAGTACGTCCGGCGCGACATCACGATCGACCACGCGCACCTCGCCGAGTACGACCGGGTCTGCGGCTTCGGGCTGCGCGACGTGCTGCCCGCGACCTATCCGCACGTGCTCTCGTTCGGGCTGTCCGTGCGGCTGATGACGGATCCAGGCTTCCCGTTCCCGCTGGTCGGACTGGTGCACGTGGCCAACAGCATCACCGTGCACCGGCCGGTGCTGGTGACCGACGTGCTCACCCAGCGGGTCCGGGTGGCGAACCTGCGCCCGCACCCCAAGGGCAGGCAGCTCGACGTGATCACCGAGACCAGCGTCGAGGACGAGGTGGTGTGGCGGGAGACGAGCACCTACCTGCGCCGCGGCAGGTCCGACGATTCCGCGCCGCGCGCCGACCGGGTCGCGGAGATCGAGCCCGGCTCCCCCACCGCGTTCTGGCAGGTGCCCGCCGACCAGGGGCGTCGCTACGCGGCGGTGTCCGGGGACCGCAACCCGATCCACCTGCGGGCGCTGACGGCGAAGGCGTTCGGCTTCCCGCGCGCCATCGCGCACGGCATGTGGACGAAGGCGCGGGCGCTGGCCGCGCTGGAGGGAAGGCTGCCGGAGTCGTACACGGTGGACGTCGACTTCGTGAAGCCGCTGCTGCTGCCTTCGAAGGTGGAGTTCACCGCGATCGGGGACCCGGGCGACGGCGCCACGTTCGCCGTGCACTCCCGGTCCGGCAAGCCGCACCTGTTGGGACGGGTGCACTGA
- a CDS encoding TetR/AcrR family transcriptional regulator: MQSDPDDHEENPRPRSRRLPRSVRERQILDAAVEVYAARGFHLASMDEISEVAGISKPMIYAYLGSKEELFVACIQREANRLIEAIGTAVDPEVTPDEQLWRGLRVFFDYVQRNRASWTLVHRQAAAGGEPFATEFGQWRERAVVLIATLLARATENAVRPMQVQQMEPFAAALVGAGESLLDWWIEHPEHTADGLAMRLMNLAWMGFGDLVEGRSWAPASSEAPANED, encoded by the coding sequence ATGCAGTCCGACCCGGACGATCACGAGGAGAACCCGCGCCCCCGCAGCAGGCGGCTGCCGCGCTCGGTGCGGGAACGCCAGATCCTCGACGCGGCCGTCGAGGTCTACGCCGCCCGCGGCTTCCACCTCGCGTCGATGGACGAGATCTCCGAAGTCGCCGGCATCTCCAAGCCCATGATCTACGCCTACCTCGGCTCCAAGGAAGAGCTGTTCGTGGCGTGCATCCAACGCGAGGCCAACCGGCTCATCGAAGCCATCGGGACCGCCGTCGACCCCGAGGTGACGCCCGACGAGCAGCTGTGGCGCGGGCTGCGGGTGTTCTTCGACTACGTGCAGCGCAACCGCGCCAGCTGGACGCTGGTGCACCGGCAGGCCGCCGCCGGTGGCGAGCCGTTCGCCACCGAGTTCGGGCAGTGGCGGGAACGGGCGGTGGTCCTCATCGCGACGCTGCTGGCCCGCGCCACCGAGAACGCGGTCCGGCCGATGCAGGTCCAGCAGATGGAACCGTTCGCGGCGGCGCTCGTCGGCGCGGGCGAATCGCTGCTGGACTGGTGGATCGAACATCCCGAGCACACCGCGGACGGGCTGGCGATGCGCCTGATGAACCTCGCCTGGATGGGCTTCGGCGACCTCGTCGAAGGCCGTTCCTGGGCCCCGGCGAGCTCCGAAGCCCCGGCGAACGAGGACTGA
- a CDS encoding SCP2 sterol-binding domain-containing protein, which yields MSQTDPISALAEADPKKIGEEEFVALLEAASTQASNGTADLSALRPEQFAKLISRASAKQVEAVMARPELRVQVLDEVFRRMSEHFKSDKARSTEAVVRWRIGTDEQDTVRYESVLSGGTCTVNKEPQHDDPRVTIMITPVEFLKLVSGNASAPVQFMSGKLKVAGDVGFAAGLTKLFQIPKA from the coding sequence ATGTCCCAGACGGATCCGATCAGCGCGCTCGCCGAAGCGGACCCCAAGAAGATCGGCGAGGAGGAGTTCGTCGCGCTGCTCGAAGCGGCATCGACCCAGGCCTCCAATGGCACCGCAGACCTCAGCGCCCTGCGCCCCGAGCAGTTCGCCAAGCTGATCTCCCGCGCGTCCGCGAAGCAGGTCGAAGCGGTCATGGCCCGCCCCGAACTGCGCGTGCAGGTGCTCGACGAGGTCTTCCGCCGGATGAGCGAGCACTTCAAATCGGACAAGGCCCGCTCCACCGAGGCCGTCGTGCGCTGGCGCATCGGCACCGACGAGCAGGACACCGTGCGCTACGAATCCGTGCTCTCCGGCGGTACCTGCACGGTGAACAAGGAGCCGCAGCACGACGACCCGCGCGTCACCATCATGATCACTCCGGTGGAATTCCTCAAGCTGGTCTCCGGCAACGCCTCGGCCCCGGTGCAGTTCATGAGCGGGAAGCTGAAGGTCGCCGGCGACGTCGGATTCGCCGCGGGACTCACCAAGCTCTTCCAGATCCCCAAGGCCTGA